From the genome of Falco peregrinus isolate bFalPer1 unplaced genomic scaffold, bFalPer1.pri scaffold_76, whole genome shotgun sequence, one region includes:
- the LOC114012407 gene encoding ribosome-binding protein 1-like → MDVYDPQMLNVALFGGLMVVSAIGIFLVFTFTEKVLRPSEEALAKQGKGLKKTQQKEKEKKKKEEAVEKKGKGKKNQEKPNGQVPEAHQSAPVVSSVTLKKSNVLPAHEEQKHNGPVKKVAASKKKSEPAPVDSDGPLHLPYKMLVSTVSSTVFGEGEAQRLIEILTEKAGIVQDTWHAAKQKGDPVTVLKRQLEEKEKQLATKQEAAAAARNKVEELSQELAAERAKATAVEGKLKEQLLAREQEMAAVQARVQASYQDHVSETQQLQGKIRTLQEQLENGPDTQLARLQQENSILSDAFCQIRSQMESKQNAEVARLQEWCGKLMNELSEKSEVLRQEEQLRKSRKMKVAALERQMEQLQEKLGKKKKKEPGPGSKQTTGATEGYPGPTGQRETEEV, encoded by the exons ATGGATGTCTATGACCCTCAGATGCTGAATGTTGCGCTCTTTGGAGGTTTGATGGTGGTATCGGCCATCGGGATCTTCCTGGTGTTCACCTTCACGGAGAAGGTCCTCCGTCCTTCTGAGGAAGCCTTGGCCAAGCAAGGCAAAGGGCTTAAGAAGactcagcagaaggaaaaagagaaaaagaagaaagaggaagctgttgagaaaaaaggaaaaggaaagaaaaatcaagagaaacCTAATGGACAGGTCCCAGAGGCGCACCAAAGTGCTCCAGTGGTCAGCTCTGTCACcctaaagaaaagcaatgttcTTCCAGCCCATGAGGAGCAGAAGCATAATGGACCTGTCAAGAAGGTGGCTGCATCCAAGAAGAAGAGCGAGCCAG cacctgTGGACTCGGATGGGCCCCTCCACCTGCCCTACAAGATGCTCGTGTCCACGGTCAGCAGCACGGTGTTCGGCGAGGGGGAGGCCCAGCGTCTCATCGAGATCCTGACGGAGAAAGCGGGCATCGTCCAGGACACCTGGCACGCG GCCAAGCAGAAGGGTGACCCTGTCACTGTCCTGAAACgccagctggaggagaaggagaagcagctcgCCACcaagcaggaggctgcagccgcTGCCAGAAacaaggtggaggagctgagTCAG GAGCTGGCGGCCGAGCGGGCCAAGGCGACGGCCGTGGAGGGCAAGctgaaggagcagctgctggcccgCGAGCAGGAGATGGCAGCGGTGCAGGCACGCGTGCAGGCCAGCTACCAGGACCATGTCAGCGAAacgcagcagctgcagggcaag ATCCGcaccctgcaggagcagctggagaatgGCCCCGACACGCAGCTGGCTcgcctgcagcaggagaactCCATCCTGAGCGATGCCTTCTGCCAGATCAGAAGTCAGATGGAGAGCAA GCAAAACGCTGAGGTGGCCAGGTTACAGGAGTGGTGCGGCAAGCTGATGAACGAGCTGTCTGAGAAGTCAGAGGTGCTGCGgcaagaggagcagctgaggaagagccGGAAGATGAAAGTGGCGGCCTTGGAGAGGCagatggagcagctgcag gaaaaactaggaaaaaaaaaaaagaaagaaccgGGGCCAGGCAGCAAGCAAACTACAGGAGCGACTGAAGGTTACCCAGGaccaactggccaaagggagaCTGAAGAAGTGTAA